DNA sequence from the Cucumis melo cultivar AY chromosome 6, USDA_Cmelo_AY_1.0, whole genome shotgun sequence genome:
ATGTTAATTATAGTTTACTTAAGGTATTTGGCTACTtgtgttttctttctttttcgtCAACTCATTAAAATTTGATAAACCTCTTGCACACCTTGAAAGTTCATGATTAGCAGTCACACAACTCTAAAAATTGGATTTCATGGTTGTGTTAGAAAATCTCacgtttaaaaaaaatcaataaaactCACACACCTTGTAAATAGAAATAGACGTGTTACTCTTCACAAATTACATTACATGATGTAAATGGCTCTAACTCAAGTAACATAAATGATTAATTATAAAGCATGTTGGATTTCCATTTTGCATACCGTTTCAGAGGAAAACTATTATATCCATTGTGAATCATTGTATTTGAAATGATATAATTAAGTGATCAAAAAACAATTTTGTAAATGATCTTCTGTAAAAGAGAATTTTCACAAAGAAAAGAAGGCAAATAATTAACAACTGACCTCACTCATGTAAATGACACCTTTATCGCGCCTCATGAGAACGTAATCGTGGCAGAGGGCGAGAGCGAAaccggcggcggcggcgtggccGGAGATAGCGGCGATTGTGGGCATGGGAAGAGAGAGAAGGGCGGCGACGATTGGCTTGAAAATGTGGACCATGTGGACTATGCGGTCTCTAGCGGCGGATTTGGAGGGGGCAGTTTGGGCCCAGGGAAGGTCGAAGCCGTTGGAGAAGAAACGGCCATGGGAAGTGGTGAGAAGGACTGAACCGCGGGTGGCTTGGGATTTGATTTGAGCAAGAAGGGAAATGAAGGTGGAAATGAAAGTTGGGCCAATCCAATGCTCGTTGTCGCCGGTGAGGGTGAGAATGAACAGACTGCCACGCTTCTCTAGAGTGCACATGTCGTCGGTTGAACCAAATGGGGGTGACGCTATCTTAGAAACAAACTTGTGTAAAGACTAAAGACTAAATAAATAAGAGGAAGGGACGAGAAAACGGCACGCATTTCGAAATTGGCTTTGGCGTCTTTTGCTTTTAGTCAATTTCGTGCAAAAAGGTTGAAAATCGAAGAGCTTCAACTAACTCCTAGAAGATCAGTTGAGAACAAAGTAAAAATCAAACTTTATAGAATCattaattattatgattatgTTATGGATATGGTCTATAAAATTGGTTGGTCAAAGAATTCATTAATATTGGCGTGgctaaaaaaggaaaaacacaAAGCAACCTCACCTTAGATGGAAactttataataataaaaagtccTAAGGCTAATAAAGAAGTAAAAAACAGTAATTACGGGTTGAATGTTGAAATAATTTGAACATTTGCAAAacctttgttttttaaaatcattatttCCGTTTTTACCATTTTGCGGGTTCTTTTTCCCGCAAAACTTTTTTTGGCGATAAGCACAGTTATCTGCGTATGGAGAGAAAAAGACCGCGAAGTTGTGCATACAAATACCGGTTGGCGCCAAATTCAACTCAACCTCTTCTGCACAAAAcccttccccttccccttccccttTCACTCCACACAACTTCTAATGGTTTGACCATTTACCACACTCTGCAACTTTGTTAATCTTAATCACCCTCTTCTCCGGAATACCCAAAAGCCCTTTTTGCCTGATTTTCAACATGGAGGTAAACGCCATTCTAGAAGAGAAACTCAAAAAGATTCGATCGGTGGTCGGCCCCGACTTGCCGGATTCCTTTATTGTGCGGACGTTGTCGAGAAACGGTGGTGACCCTGATGAGGCTATTAAGTACATTCTCGAAAATCCTGGGTTTTTGGCTAGGCCACTGTCTGTTGTACGGACTGTCACTAGCACCGGTGCTCGAGTTTCGACACAGTTCATGCAGGAGGATTCCATGGAGTCGGAGGAGGAAGCGAAACCGACGGTACAAGTGAAGGAGGAACCGGGTTTATGGCTCAAAGATAGAGGCATTGAGAATAGGGGAGTGAGCTTGGATCGTTCAAAGGTCACTGGAACGTCAAAAATGACACTTGATGAGTTTCTTAAACTGCATGTGATGAGCGATGAGGAGTATAGCAAGATCCTTGAGGAAATTCCGGCAGCAGTGGGGGCGGAACCCAGTGCCAAGATTCATGTAAAGGAGGAACCAGTTGAGGCGATTGCGCAATCTGGTGCTGGTACAAATGCGAGGGTAAAAGAAGAACCAGATTTGGAAGTTAAGAACAGAGCATCTGCTAAAAAAGCGAGGTCTGAGACTGAAAATTTTGCAAAGTCGGTTTCAAGCAATTCAAGTGGCATGCAAAGGAATGGAACCTTGTCTAATGATGGGAGGTGCAAGATTGAAGATGGGGATTTCCCTATTGAGTCCGATTGGTTTTTGGTGGGAAGGACGGTGGTCACAGCCATGTCCACCACGAAAGGGAATAAATTAGCAGATAATGAAATTGTTAATTTTGCATTTCCTTCTTCAAGTTCAAGATTCAATGCGCAATGGATTGTTCGCTTCTCAACTAAAAGAAGTGGAGAGGCATGTGATGAGAGTAGTTTGAATTTTAACCATTTCATTCTCATGGGATTTCATTTCTTGTGCAATTTATGTGTAATATGATATATCTTCAACGTGTTCTGATGTTAAATTTGTGCTGTGATCACTTTTAGATTGGTCGCCTACCAATGGAGTGGGCAAAATGTGTAGTTCCACTTGTCAACTCCCGGAAAGTTAAAATTCTTGGACGATGTAT
Encoded proteins:
- the LOC103483621 gene encoding enoyl-CoA delta isomerase 2, peroxisomal-like is translated as MCTLEKRGSLFILTLTGDNEHWIGPTFISTFISLLAQIKSQATRGSVLLTTSHGRFFSNGFDLPWAQTAPSKSAARDRIVHMVHIFKPIVAALLSLPMPTIAAISGHAAAAGFALALCHDYVLMRRDKGVIYMSEIDLGLTMPDYFAALVRSKISSVSVRRDVLLAGRKVNGETAAKLGIVDSVHDNEEALMEAAVAMGEMLARRKWECEAYAEIRKSLYPEMSPLLNELNGKM